Below is a window of Solanum stenotomum isolate F172 chromosome 7, ASM1918654v1, whole genome shotgun sequence DNA.
CACAATTATTACATTACAGGAACCTAAACCATAAGAACCTAAGAACCATCATCGTCTTCAAGGTTGTTCACATGTTCACACTCGTCAATCCATTCACTGTATATGTCAATGGCCTCTGTCAGTGCTGTAACAGTAGTGCTGAAGCTCTCTTGACAAATCATGCAATTTGCCTCCCCAATCAAGTTCTTCATATCAATGCGACATTCGACACTGCTGCCATGGCTACAGAAAGGACAGGTGAAAGTAGTGTCAAGTTTGTCCATTCTTTTTTTTGGTGGCGGCCTTGATTTCGACTTCCTCTTTCCCATAGCTCAagatattttgtttatatactTAAATCTCAATTCAAGTTCTCTCGATTTTGTATATTTCTGtgtattgaaaataataataacattctatttataaaagtaaaaatcaaattatattaggATTAGGAACCACTCTaaataacaaatcctaaatatCCTAAATAACAAATCCTAATCAACTTAGATTTTCTAGTccaactttaaattattattttcaacataaaagaaatattgtTTTACGAAATAAACACTTTTAACTTCCTAGAAACCAACACCAACAACAGGATTACTATTAATGAGACGATGAAGGCTTGACCGATATTTGGATACATTGTCTCCATAAAATTGTCTTTTCCAATTAATAAACTCTTAGCAGTAATTTTCTTATGCATCTGCCATAAATCATTCACAAAAATATAGTGTGGGTATAATATAACGTTCattaattcatcattttcaaTCAAGAAAGAAAATCGTGTGATAGGTGAAAGAATTATTAAATTGGTGtgaatttgaatattaattttgttgaaatttaatttcttttacaaAGCAAATCGGCGAAATTCTGAATATGAGAGACAAAacatatcttcttctttttttgtgtgaatttgaatatttattttgttgaaattttaattcatgtcttagaaattcaaaatccttgttttgataaattattaaCACTCGttataaggggtcgtttggtagagtatattagaaaatataatacatCCATTACCTTTGATTTCCTTACCTGATTGCTTTTGGTATATTAGGATACTTGCTCATTTAGTCTACAgtctttcatactctgtacattatttcgTACTGACGCACCGTTGTCTGGGGGGTTGCTGCATACATGCATGCAAGTCCCGACAGACGAcccagtagacctcctcagcagcaggattaACTTCTATCCGATTGGCTAACCCCTTTCCTCCAGAGCtaccagagttgggaggtttgttagcttttgttgtatatatttttatgggtacgCTGGGGCCCTATCCCGCCAATTTTTACTACTCTTAGAAGCTTGAAGACTAGTatgtggggtgtatagctacgttatggccat
It encodes the following:
- the LOC125871708 gene encoding transcription elongation factor 1 homolog codes for the protein MGKRKSKSRPPPKKRMDKLDTTFTCPFCSHGSSVECRIDMKNLIGEANCMICQESFSTTVTALTEAIDIYSEWIDECEHVNNLEDDDGS